The proteins below come from a single Magallana gigas chromosome 10, xbMagGiga1.1, whole genome shotgun sequence genomic window:
- the LOC105330527 gene encoding uncharacterized protein, giving the protein MQSYSSLALEIKELEKQIAYLQTEIATLQSQKHPLTVANVIDNEQKMLMYTSLKPQMFRIIDSTLQRFPLVYVDGWTPSAFSRTDQLFMTLMKLKLNCPFLDLAERFCTSKATIHNIIITHVFALHEVFFEGMMENNIPSLLKCKASMPASFGDFNCCRLVIDATEVTQDVPGQDMTAQSQTYSSYKNRHTVKSVTGVAPNGAVVYASKLYPGSTSDVAIVKHSNMLAKLSPGGMILADKGFTIHSILPQGIRPNIPPFLKDKGQYTPAEVQVCRKIARSRIHVERVNERIKKL; this is encoded by the exons ATGCAGTCTTATTCATCCCTAGCATTAGAAATCAAG GAACTGGAGAAGCAGATAGCATATTTGCAGACAGAAATAGCAACTCTACAGTCACAGAAGCACCCTTTAACAGTTGCAAATGTCATCGACAATGAGCAGAAGAT GTTGATGTACACCTCATTGAAACCTCAGATGTTTAGGATCATCGACTCAACCTTACAGCGATTTCCTTTGGTATACGTGGATGGTTGGACTCCAAGTGCATTTTCAAGGACGGACCAACTTTTCATGACATTAATGAAACTTAAGCTGAACTGTCCCTTCCTTGACCTTGCAGAACGCTTTTGTACCAGCAAAGCAACCATTCATAATATCATCATTACCCATGTCTTTGCTCTGCATGAAGTTTTTTTTGAAGGTATGATGGAAAATAACATTCCTTCCCTTCTTAAGTGCAAGGCTTCAATGCCAGCAAGTTTTGGAGATTTTAACTGTTGTCGCCTTGTGATTGACGCCACTGAGGTTACACAGGATGTTCCCGGTCAAGACATGACAGCCCAGTCACAGACCTACAGTTCCTACAAAAATAGACATACTGTGAAGTCTGTTACTGGTGTTGCTCCTAATGGAGCCGTTGTGTACGCAAGCAAACTATATCCTGGCAGCACCTCAGATGTTGCTATAGTAAAGCATAGCAACATGCTTGCCAAGTTATCCCCAGGAGGCATGATTTTGGCAGACAAAGGGTTTACGATCCATTCTATTCTCCCTCAGGGTATTCGTCCGAACATCCCTCCCTTCCTTAAAGATAAAGGCCAGTACACCCCAGCAGAAGTCCAAGTCTGCAGGAAGATAGCGCGGTCAAGAATCCATGTTGAGAGAGTGAATGAGCGGataaaaaaactttga
- the LOC136272309 gene encoding uncharacterized protein, with the protein MLKKQKFILQKDLQELEKSIYPRYQEIASNIPVQKANLNKSSQKIASDISKHGEDMHMEIDVIVMKLKSDLDEMDSKYLTVLNNHEDEIKHMLSDITQIIADLRKLMNSDDVGLVSAYKSRNAEFRRLPPKITVTLPSFSPKKIDEHQIYKQFGSLLELSIETEKHNYTLRTEHSSTERSLIDYPKIVTDIKTDYEYAAAVCCLSDEDIWIRGNDNILRLYNIKRGLLKSNRTKSGYCAADLAVTSSGDQVYSDETNRTVNLVKNKEIQTVITLHGWRPCGVCNTSSGDILVAMNNYDWETSSKVVRYSAFIEIQRILYNEDGHALYSSIGCKYISENRNLDICVSDFGARAVVVVSQAGKLRFTYKGHPSTTKVSFFPHTITTESQSRILTADRDNHRIHIIDQDGQFLRFIDNCQLNKPFGLCVDTYSKENSILHVNKVYKIFKCM; encoded by the coding sequence ATgctgaaaaaacaaaaatttattttacagaaagATTTACAAGAATTGGAGAAGTCTATTTATCCCAGATATCAAGAGATTGCATCAAACATTCCGGTTCAAAAAGCTAATCTTAATAAATCTTCACAGAAAATTGCCTCGGATATCagcaaacatggagaagacaTGCACATGGAAATAGATGTGATTGTCATGAAACTAAAATCTGATCTTGATGAAATGGACTCCAAATACCTGACTGTCCTTAATAACCATGAAGATGAAATCAAACACATGCTTTCTGATATCACACAGATAATTGCAGATCtgcgaaaattaatgaattccGATGACGTCGGtcttgtctctgcctacaaatctagaaatgctgaattcagaagattacCTCCTAAAATAACGGTTACTTTACCAAGCTTTTCTCCCAAGAAAATTGACGAGCACcaaatatataaacagtttGGCTCTCTATTAGAATTATCTATCGAAACAGAAAAACACAATTACACACTACGTACTGAGCACTCTTCAACAGAGAGGTCCCTTATTGATTATCCAAAGATCGTCACAGATATAAAAACCGATTATGAATATGCTGCAGCTGTGTGCTGTCTGAGTGATGAAGACATCTGGATTCGGGGTAACGACAACATTTTGAGACTGTACAACATCAAGAGAGGACTATTAAAGTCGAACAGAACCAAGTCAGGTTACTGTGCAGCAGACTTAGCAGTCACAAGCAGTGGGGATCAAGTTTATAGTGATGAAACAAATAGAACTGTGAACCtagtaaagaataaagaaatacaGACAGTGATTACATTGCATGGATGGAGACCTTGCGGTGTCTGTAATACCTCCTCTGGTGATATCCTGGTTGCTATGAACAATTATGATTGGGAAACATCatcaaaagttgtgcgttattCTGCCTTCATTGAGATACAACGTATACTGTACAATGAAGATGGACATGCCCTCTATTCATCAATTGGTtgtaaatacatcagtgagaacagaaACCTAGATATATGTGTATCAGACTTTGGAGCCCGTGCAGTCGTGGTAGTCAGTCAGGCTGGTAAACTACGGTTTACCTACAAAGGCCACCCCTCTACTACCAAGGTATCGTTCTTTCCACATACCATCACTACGGAGAGTCAgagtcggatcctgacagcagatcGTGACAATCATCGTATCCACATTAtcgatcaggacggacagttcctccgatTCATTGACAACTGTCAATTAAACAAACCATTTGGTTTATGTGTTGACACGTAtagtaaagaaaattcaatattacatgtaaacaaagtgtacaaaattttcaaatgcatGTGA
- the LOC136269730 gene encoding tripartite motif-containing protein 2-like has translation MDPRRSAQDVLRCDLCETPVPPMYCDICHIHLCKACVGEHLSEFAKEHKIVPFEKRGSTTKCPNHSSKICELYCEQCDIPICAECTSSTEHQGHTFIYIVKILEKQRSVLQKDLQELEKLIFPKYKEIASGIPVQRATLDTSSQKIASDISKHGEEMHREIDVIIKKLKSDLDEMDSKYLAALNNHEDEIKHMLSDITQTITDLKKLINSDDVGLLSAYKSRNAKFRRLPPKLTVTLPSFSPKKIDKHQIYEHFGSLLELSIETEEHNFTLRTEHSPAERSLIDVPQIITEIKTDYKYAVNVSCLSDADIWTRGSSKILKLYSLQRGLLKSIQTKSGNRAYDIAVIRNGDLVYTDGTNRTVNIVRNEEIQTVITLKGWRPFGVCSTSSGDILIAMCSDDTQTPSKVVRYSGSTEKQSIQYNDNGQALYSSGGCSKFMSENRNLDICVSDFGARAVVVVNQAGKLRFTYNGNPSNTEESFDPYGITTDSQSRILIADLDNNRIHIIDRDGQFLRFIDNCHLKNPLGLCVDTRDNLFMTDNNSCRVKKIQYCT, from the coding sequence ATGGACCCTCGACGTAgcgcccaggatgtgttacggtgtgaTCTCTGTGAGACACCGGTTCCTCCTATGTACTGCGACATTTGccacatacatctgtgtaaagcatGTGTGGGAGAACATCTTTCCGAGTTTGCCAAAGAACACAAAATTGTACCGTTTGAAAAGCGAGGATCTACAACTAAATGCCCAAATCATTCTtcaaaaatatgtgaactttACTGTGAACAATGCGATATTCCAATCTGCGCGGAATGCACTTCTTCCACAGAACATCAAGGTCATACATTTATCTACATAGTGAAAATTCTGGAAAAACAGAGGTCAGTATTACAGaaagatttacaagaattaGAGAAGTTAATTTTTCCCAAATATAAAGAGATTGCATCAGGTATTCCGGTTCAGAGAGCCACCCTTGATACATCTTCACAGAAAATTGCCTCGGATATCAGCAAACATGGAGAAGAaatgcacagagaaatagatgTAATTATCAAGAAACTAAAATCTGATCTTGATGAAATGGACTCCAAATACTTGGCTGCCTTAAATAATCATGAAGATGAAATCAAACACATGCTATCTGATATCACACAGACAATTACTGatctaaaaaaattgataaattctgATGACGTTGGCCTtctctctgcctacaaatccagaaATGCtaaattcagaagattgccacCTAAACTGACTGTCACTTTACCAAGCTTTTCTCCTAAGAAAATTGACAAGCACCAAATATACGAACACTTTGGCTCTCTATTAGAATTATCTATTGAAACAGAAGAACACAACTTCACACTAAGAACTGAGCACTCTCCAGCAGAGAGGTCCCTTATTGATGTGCCACAGATCATCACGGAGATAAAAACCGATTATAAATATGCTGTAAatgtgtcctgtctgagtgatgcGGACATCTGGACTCGGGGTAGCAGCAAAATTTTGAAACTGTACAGCCTCCAGAGAGGACTACTGAAGTcaatccaaaccaagtcaggtaACCGTGCATACGACATAGCGGTGATAAGAAACGGGGATCTCGTATATACTGATGGAACAAATAGAACTGTAAACATAGTGAGGAATGAAGAAATACAGACAGTTATCACATTAAAGGGATGGAGACCTTtcggtgtctgtagtacctcctctggtgataTCCTGATTGCTATGTGCAGTGATGATACGCAAACACCATCAAAAGTTGTGCGCTATTCTGGATCCACTGAGAAACAAAGCATACAGTACAATGACAATGGACAAGCTCTCTATTCATCAGGTGGTTGTAGTAAATTCATGAGTGAGAACAGGAATCTAGATATATGTGTATCAGATTTTGGagcccgtgcagtagtggtggttaatcaggCTGGTAAACTTCGGTTTACATACAATGGCAATCCGTCTAATACCGAGGAATCGTTCGATCCATATGGCATCACTACGGACAGTCAGAGTCGGATCCTGATAGCAGATCTTGACAACAACCGAATCCACATTATCGATAgagacggacagttcctccgatTCATTGACAATTGTCATTTAAAGAACCCATTAGGTTTATGTGTAGACACACGAGACAACCTCTTTATGACAGACAACAATTCATGTAGagtaaagaaaattcaatattgcacgTAA